The Aptenodytes patagonicus chromosome 12, bAptPat1.pri.cur, whole genome shotgun sequence nucleotide sequence AACTTCTTGTTATTGATGCACAGGGGCTGCTGAATCTCTGGAGGGTGTCTTTAAGGGGGTTTGAAAAGACTCTGTCCTGGAAGGACTGTCACAAAGACAGTGGTGGCTCTGGGAGAGGATTTTACCTGCGTCTACTAATCAGTTCAGTGAGTAGTCCTTTGAAAACATGCCAAGCTCCAGCTGGCTCCCAACGGGCACCTCGGGAGTCCTCGGTTCCCCTTGGCCTCTGCAGCTCTTGGAGAGTGCTGGCCACCGCCGTCTGAGCCCGAGGGTCCTTCCTTGCTGTGCTAGCGATGTTTGGAGAGCCAGGAAACCCAAACTTCCCCAGAAGGGGTGATGCTTTGGGCCAGTCCCATCAATATCCCCTGTCTTGGTGTGAGCCTTAAAGATGGGGGAGAAGATGAAGTTCCCTTGTGCAAGTCATTTCAGCAAGAGTCAATTTTCCTCACCACAGTCTGGCTTCACTTGCAGGATCCCATTTGCAGGGCAAGGAGTTAAGAGCTGCAAATCTGCTCTCCTTCCAATCTGGAgatgcagtaattaaaaaatggCAAACTGTGAAAACACCTTATTTAGAAGAGCTTGTTTAAAGAGATGTGGCATCTTCTATGCCAAGTCTCAGCCAAGGAGATATGAATACTTTTTGGCTCATGGAGAATAACAGGTGCAAGCTGCCAAGCCTCTAGACAAGGCGATAAAGCCAAAATTGCTTCCAGACAAGCACCTTTAGGACATGCAGCTGGTAGAAAAGGGAGgtgcattttgtttatttaacaaaCCATGTCAGGTATCTGATTTCTTCCACTGACTTTTTGCCCCCGCCTTTTCAGAAAAGACTCGACACCCAGCTGTCTGTACCAGACTTTCTAAACACCAGTGCAAGGCCTGCCCTTCCTTGTAACTTGCTGGCGTTCACCGTGCAGATTTCAGTAGCTGCATGCTGAGAGGTAGTACGAGGTTCAAACACCACCTAGTGAAAATGCTTCATAGTTTATTTTAGAGGTAAACTTCCTTACTTGCCCAGTTTATAAACAgttgaataaattatttaaataaataaatttaaatgaataaatttaaataaataatttaaataatttattaaataaatttgatATTATAGTTTTAAATAAGAGGCAGGGTTATTCTCTTATTGGAATAAACACCAGAAATTATGGGCCTGATGGACCTGAAACGACATTGCTTTGTAGCAAGAATAGCCTCAGAGAAATCCTGTCCTTCCCAGTTATGCCCCCTGCTCCCCAAACTCACATGCAAGAaccctttcttcctctgctgtctcAGTTTTCATCACAAGTCATTGACCAGATCTCAGCCTACAGACTCCACCTGCAGACTTCTCCTGCCCGggctgctgcccacagcccctgtgcctgggaagttCAGTGTCATCCCCAGCCTGGAGCTGCCCCCCAGATGCTGCAGCCCAGTCCCTTCCCTGTCCACCTGGTCCTTCCTTAATACCCCTGTGGGACTCGGCGGGGTGAAACTTGTGCATCCTTGGTGTAAAACCACACCCCGATGAACAGAGCAGCGAGCACTGCAAAAAAGCATGGCAGAAAGTGAAGTTATTCCCCTTCACTGTGTCTGAACTGGGGAGTTAGGCTGATTTTCACTGGCCAGGTTGAGGCATGCTCTAGGATGCTAGAGCTGCAACGTGGGCTGGTCCTGCAGACCTAGGGACCAGCAGGGCCGGAGAACCCATGGTGTCAGCACaagcaggagaggcagcagtGGGTAAGGCAGGTACCACggatgggagaggggagggaggagagagaactGGAAAGCAGTGGTGAGGTGTCCTGGCAAACAGACTGCTGGTATCAGAGGAGCAGTGCTGAATTTCCTTCTTTGTCcttgtccttcctcctcctgccccagatTCAGCAAAGGCAGTTCAACAAGGCTTCCAACTCCACTTACTGCATATTCATGGTCAACAAGCCATATGCCATTACCTGCTCCGTGGTGGCCTTCTACATTCCCTTCCTCCTGATGGTGCTGGCCTACTACCGCATCTACGTCACAGCCAGGGAGCACGCCCGCCAGATCCGGGTGCTGCAGCGTGCAGGGGCCCCCACTGATGACCGGCAGCACCACCCGGACCAGCACAGCACGCACCGCATGAAGACTGAGACCAAAGCTGCCAAGACCCTGTGCATCATCATGGGGTGCTTCTGCCTGTGCTGGGCCCCCTTCTTTATCACAAACATAGTGGACCCTTTCATAAACTACACGGTGCCGGGGAAGCTGTGGACAGCTTTCCTGTGGCTGGGCTACATCAATTCAGGGTTGAACCCTTTCCTCTACGCCTTCCTGAACAAGTCTTTCAGACGTGCCTTCCTCATCATCCTGTGCTGTGGTGATGAGCGATACCGAAGGCCTTCCATCTTGGGGCAGACAGTCCCCTGTTCGACTACCACAATAAATGGATCAACTCATGTACTAAGGTGAGTGTTTCTTGGATGATGAAAAATGCCTGGAGTCACTAGAAAGAGTACTTCTTTAGAGTTTTCGTAAAGGATTGGTTTCGCTTTGCATTTGAAACCTGATGgattaaatgtttaaaaagggaGAGGGCAAGAGAAGCGTCCAGAAATCCTTAGGGTGCTCAAAAAAACTGGGTTTGTAGATAACAGATAAGTGTTGGCATGCGCAGTTTCTCCAGAGGTATGTTCAGGAATGAGTTGGGAGAACGCAGAAGTCGTGTATGCATTTAGTTTGAGGGGAACAACTTGACCCCAATGGGGAGCACCTTGAGGGAGGCTGCCTACTCTGTCTTCTCTAGCAAAGGGATCATGACCCCCATTGCCCCTTCTCAGGTTCTTCCTTTGTGGCCCCACCAGCCACTGCTGTATCTTCTGAACTAATGAAAGGCAAAGAATGAACTTCCCCAAATGCCTTGACCCTGCTGGGGCACTTCAGTGGCTCTCTGGGAGGAGTTATACTTGCCATTGTGTTTTAGCAGCTCAGAAAATGCTGGGGTGTCTACCTTTTACTGTAACCCAAAGCCTGCCCCTGTGCaaggcagcagcacccagctctgcaggagtcCTGGGAGCTGAGCGTGCCTCACATGAGCTACAGGACATAGTCCTGCTTGTTGGCAGTTTGGGGTCCCAGTGAATTTGAACCCCACACCTCACACACCCCACCCTTCACTGAGTACCACAATGTGTTCATTGCAAAAGAGAATGTGTGGGCTGTGCACTCTGGGGGTACAGAGAGGTTTGGAGGGCTCTGTGGTATGAGGCACcctctgctgtcttctcctcACTGAGCAGAGAGGTGGGAGGCAGAgcacaggaggaaggaagggaagaacaATTATCTCCCGTAATATCAGAACAAACTgcaatctctgaaaaaaaaaccccataggtGTTTCTATGCAACGGTCTAGAGGAGATTTGGTTCTTTTGGTAGATGGATTCATGGCTCTTCACAAGCGGATGAGGAGTTGGTAACCATATTTGTGTTCAGAGCTGAACCCATCTGAGACTAAATCAGACactgagcacttcccagctgaGTCTGATCTGCTGGTTTGCCCCAAGCTCTCTTCTGCAATGATCTCTGAAGTTTTGGAAAGAGTCCTGAGCCGTATAATGGATGGGAGATGGGGCAGGGCTTGTCACAACCTTGAGACAGACCTCTCAAGCTTTTTAAGTCATGAAGGACATTACAACTTATTTCTCTCCTGCTGATTAAATCTGTTTGGGGGCTATGGTCCCAGAGCCCTCTGTCTGTGATGGATGCGTGCCACACTCAGCCTGTATTTCTATCGGAGCCATGCTCCTGGCAATAAGCCAGATGCTCCTCTGCTGCAGTTAGGGGGATTGAGAGAGCAGCCCTTGTTGGACGCAGCGTGCCATCCCGCAGCAAGCGAGACGGTACCtctggctggggagctgcaggggcgAACACTGGAAAGGCATCCCTGcttggggagaaggggagggagggctcTCTCCCATCCCTGGTTAACCGGGGTGGCTCCATGCTCTCACCATGGGGCCAGCCTGGTGGCCTAGACACAAAGAAGGAGAGGGGGGCATCTATTTTGGCTAGTAAGCACAGCAACAAGATACCTTTTGCTAAGTATACAAGGCAGAGAGACGACAGGAAGCCTCTCTTAGGTGTGTGTTTGAGATGTGGAGGGCAGGGAGCACGTCAGCCCAGAAGGTGAATTGCTTCAGTCCATGCTGATGTTTGACCTCCAAGTGTTGCAGATGGCAATGCCGGTGCCTCCTCATGTCTCCAAGTTGTCTTGCTGCTTTTGCACTAAGTTATCTTCCTGTGAGACCTCAtcgtcctgcctgtgccctgtGGGACAGGCAGGCTCAAGCCAGCACTGCCCTGGGGATGCTGGGTGGTGGAGATGGGCTCCCGAGAGAGCGAGCAGCCAGGGAGGCTCTGCACACCTCcaggagggctgagctgctgggggTTTCCTTCATTCTGTGCTGAGTGTCCCTGAGCTGACAAACTCCCCGTTTTGAGACACTTTTTAGACATATCGATGTCCCAGCGATGGCCAAAGCAAATGTGAAGAGTGACCTCCCCTCCGAAGCTAGGGGTGGCCATGGTCTTGGCCGCCTCGGCCAACTGAGGAGGCTCTGGTGGGCTGCAGTTAATGGTGGATCCCACCAGATCAGgcttttctcatttccagcttctcCCTCCCACTTGTACCACTCTGCTCCCACATAAAAGTTATCCATGGAGATGTATAACAATCCTGTCAATCTAGATGTGACAACCATTGCAAAAGGCCCCATAAGAACCAAACCTCCACAGGACATCTTGTCCACTTCTAGCTTTTATGAGTACTTTTACGGATAAGAGCACGTTACCTCTCTTCAACATGCTACAAGCGTAAATCAGATTACCTCCTGCCTTTCCATATCACTCCAGCTCTGCAGAAGGCACTTGATTCCTGCTGCCGCATCCCCTCCTCCTTCCGCATGCCGGAGGGATGTGGCTCTGCACATCAGCACTTCAGAGagcaattttctgttttcctcagcttTGTAACTGATGAGAAAAGCGTGACTTCTTTCCCTGGTCCAGATTATGCACTGATGATGATAGAGGTGTGGGGATTAAAGGAAAACCAACTAACTGTAGTCTTTGGACAATTAACCTCACTTGAggaatttgtatttcttcaatGCTTCTCTCTTAAATGCAAAAAAGGTTGGACTCAGCAtgaatggaagagaaattcagTGAGGCAGGTTCTCTCAAGGT carries:
- the HTR4 gene encoding 5-hydroxytryptamine receptor 4 isoform X3 gives rise to the protein MEELDVNVSSTEGFGVAEKIVLLTFISAVILMAILGNLLVMVAVCRDRQLRKIKTNYFIVSLAFADLLVSVLVMPFGAIELVQDNWIYGEMFCLVRTSLDVLLTTASILHLCCISLDRYYAICCQPLVYRNKMTPLRIAVMLGGCWVIPTFISFLPIMQGWNSIGIIDLIQQRQFNKASNSTYCIFMVNKPYAITCSVVAFYIPFLLMVLAYYRIYVTAREHARQIRVLQRAGAPTDDRQHHPDQHSTHRMKTETKAAKTLCIIMGCFCLCWAPFFITNIVDPFINYTVPGKLWTAFLWLGYINSGLNPFLYAFLNKSFRRAFLIILCCGDERYRRPSILGQTVPCSTTTINGSTHVLRH
- the HTR4 gene encoding 5-hydroxytryptamine receptor 4 isoform X2; this translates as MEELDVNVSSTEGFGVAEKIVLLTFISAVILMAILGNLLVMVAVCRDRQLRKIKTNYFIVSLAFADLLVSVLVMPFGAIELVQDNWIYGEMFCLVRTSLDVLLTTASILHLCCISLDRYYAICCQPLVYRNKMTPLRIAVMLGGCWVIPTFISFLPIMQGWNSIGIIDLIQQRQFNKASNSTYCIFMVNKPYAITCSVVAFYIPFLLMVLAYYRIYVTAREHARQIRVLQRAGAPTDDRQHHPDQHSTHRMKTETKAAKTLCIIMGCFCLCWAPFFITNIVDPFINYTVPGKLWTAFLWLGYINSGLNPFLYAFLNKSFRRAFLIILCCGDERYRRPSILGQTVPCSTTTINGSTHVLRNGKKRRRRSRVR